From the Thermus tengchongensis genome, one window contains:
- a CDS encoding branched-chain amino acid ABC transporter permease, producing the protein MSALSLLLSLAFLALAFLAPGALANLFGLGALAVATFVRLSPQGRTLNLALLTLAFTLGLMRSGNTLGLIGLVGILVALTTLPRIPTWVRALLGLAILLLSVPLAGFANTFVFELGIQIGIYAAMALGLNVVVGMAGLLDLGYAAFFAVGAYTWAIFGSEQAKNFMQGNFPLPGEYMYLFMGIAIVTTALTGLLIGLPALRLRGDYLAIVTLGLGEVVRILANNLDHPVNFTNGPQGITPVQRPPIDWFRELMAAIGVRLDQTTDYQLFFYFLVLVMIGLVVLVNLNLANSRFGRAWVAIREDEIAARSMGIPLLPTKLLAFMTGAAFSGVMGVIFAAQRTFVSPESFTLLASITILGMVILGGMGSIPGAILGAAALTILNLDILKTFSEFVRTSLPQIPSQVDPAKYERLVFGLILVLMMIFRPEGLIPEKRHKAEMEEGA; encoded by the coding sequence ATGAGCGCCCTATCCCTCCTCCTCAGCCTGGCCTTCCTGGCCCTGGCCTTCCTGGCGCCAGGGGCCCTTGCCAACCTCTTCGGCCTGGGGGCCCTGGCGGTGGCCACCTTTGTCCGCCTCTCCCCCCAGGGGCGCACCCTAAACCTGGCCCTCCTCACCCTGGCCTTCACCCTGGGCCTCATGCGCTCGGGGAACACCTTGGGCCTCATCGGCCTGGTGGGCATCCTGGTGGCCCTCACCACCCTGCCCCGGATCCCCACCTGGGTGCGGGCCCTCCTGGGCCTGGCCATCCTCCTCCTCTCCGTACCTTTGGCGGGCTTTGCCAACACCTTCGTCTTTGAGCTGGGCATCCAGATCGGCATCTACGCGGCCATGGCCCTGGGCCTCAACGTGGTGGTGGGGATGGCGGGCCTTCTGGACCTGGGCTACGCCGCCTTCTTCGCCGTGGGAGCCTACACCTGGGCCATCTTCGGCTCCGAGCAGGCCAAGAACTTCATGCAGGGGAACTTTCCCTTGCCCGGCGAGTACATGTACCTCTTCATGGGGATCGCCATCGTCACCACCGCCCTCACCGGCCTCCTCATCGGCCTTCCTGCCTTGCGCTTGCGGGGGGACTACCTGGCCATCGTCACCCTGGGGCTGGGGGAGGTGGTGCGCATCCTGGCCAACAACCTGGACCACCCCGTCAACTTCACCAACGGCCCTCAGGGCATCACCCCTGTGCAACGCCCCCCTATCGATTGGTTCCGGGAACTTATGGCGGCCATTGGGGTGCGCCTGGACCAGACCACGGACTACCAGCTCTTCTTCTACTTCCTGGTGCTGGTGATGATCGGCCTAGTGGTGCTGGTCAACCTAAACCTGGCCAACTCCCGCTTCGGCCGGGCCTGGGTGGCCATCCGGGAGGATGAGATCGCCGCCCGCTCCATGGGCATCCCCCTCCTCCCCACCAAGCTCCTGGCCTTCATGACCGGGGCCGCCTTCTCCGGGGTGATGGGGGTCATCTTCGCCGCCCAGCGCACCTTCGTCTCCCCCGAGTCCTTCACCCTCCTGGCCTCCATCACCATCCTGGGCATGGTGATCCTGGGCGGCATGGGCTCCATCCCCGGGGCCATCCTGGGGGCCGCGGCCCTTACCATCCTCAACCTGGACATCCTCAAGACCTTCAGCGAGTTCGTGCGCACCAGCCTGCCCCAGATTCCTAGCCAGGTGGACCCCGCCAAGTACGAGCGCCTGGTCTTCGGCCTGATCCTGGTCTTGATGATGATCTTCCGCCCCGAAGGCCTCATCCCCGAAAAGCGCCACAAGGCGGAGATGGAGGAGGGAGCATGA